CATATTCGCTTCTTAAACGACTTATCCACATGTTATCCACATGGTAACATACCTATATAGGTAATCGCACTTTTTCCATATTTTAGAATGATTTTCAAGGTTTTTATAAAAAGTTATCCACATAAAATAATAGAGTTATCCACATATCCACATTCCACTTTTTCAAGCAAATAATCCACCCATTGGCTCTTCAGTTAGAAAATTTCTAATGTGGATAACGTGTGGATAACGTGTGGACAACGTGTGGATAACTAATATGCTACATTTTTAAGCTTTGACTTATCCACAGAAATTTTGACTTATCCACAGTCTATCCACATGTTATCCACACGTTATCCACATCCTTTTTAGCCTTTTTATTTCCTTTATTGTCTTTTATTATCATTGTTTAGGTCAAGAGCTCTTTAAGTTATCCACACTAAGTGGGGTAGCCTACTACTACTTCTAATAAAAAAGAGATTCTATTTCTTATTAAGTGTATAAGAAGATGTTCTCAAGATCTCTTGCTTGAAGAGCGGTTGACAATAGGTTAAGCAAAATGTTGTATACGTGAACTTCTTCAAAGGTGGACACATGTTTAAAAAGTGCAATCGTTTTTTTTCATCCGACGTCCAAGGATTAAACTCAGAAATTTCTGCGGAGTTTGAAAGAGACAAATTGGCAGCAGCTTTACTCGCTGTAAGTGCTGCTCAAATAGATCCCGATATAGGATGGGTACAATTATCATTCTCGGGTGATAAAAAAGTTATTATTTCTTCTATTAGCCATAATTTATCTATAAAATGTGAAATCGATACCCCTCACACTGGTTTTGGCGTAATAAAGGTTTCTGGTAAGCAATTTTCAGATTATGTAAAGCAGCTTCCATCGACAAAAGTAACTTTAAAAGCAGAGCTTCCTTCACGTATTCATCTTCGTTGTGGAAGAAGTTCAGCAAAAATACAACTTGTTCAAGACCAGACTTTAAGCAATATCGATGTCCCAGAAACAGGAACAGCAGTTAAAATTAAGGGAAGTCAAATTGAAAAATTTGTTTCTAGCTTTAAAGATTTTGTTTCTGTAGATGACAATCGTTTTTATGCAAATGGTGCACTTATTTGGGCAGAGAAAGACTCTGAAAAAGGTGCTGTATTACATGCGGTTGCAAGTGATGCCTTGCGTCTTGCCAAGTCCACTTTATTTGAAGGTGTAAATATCGAAAATCTTGATGCAAGCCAAGTGCTTGTGCCAAGAAAAGCCCTTGAAGAACTCAAAAGAGTTGCAGGTCTTGAACCTGAAACTGAATTTCTTTTAAGATGGCATAATAAAGAACTCTTTTTTGCTGTTGAGACCCCTGAATACACAATGTTTGCTAAATGTATTGCAGGGCAATATCCTCCATATGAAGCAGCTATTCCTCAAAAAATTAATATGGAAATACAAGTTGATCTTAAATCTATACAAGATAGTGTAAAGCGTTCGCTTCTATTTGCTGATAAAAATAAAATTATGAAGCTACACTTTGAAAACTCCTTATTGACTATGGCAAGTTCGACTCCTGGCCAAAAAGAAGGTGAAGAAGTCATAGAAATGAATTCGTCCATATCTTCTCCATTTGAGGTAAACTATAACGGTTCTTTAATAACAGGTATTTTAGGTGTTATTTCAGGTTCTCGTGTGCAGTTTGCTTGGGAAAAT
The sequence above is drawn from the Fluviispira vulneris genome and encodes:
- a CDS encoding DNA polymerase III subunit beta, producing the protein MFKKCNRFFSSDVQGLNSEISAEFERDKLAAALLAVSAAQIDPDIGWVQLSFSGDKKVIISSISHNLSIKCEIDTPHTGFGVIKVSGKQFSDYVKQLPSTKVTLKAELPSRIHLRCGRSSAKIQLVQDQTLSNIDVPETGTAVKIKGSQIEKFVSSFKDFVSVDDNRFYANGALIWAEKDSEKGAVLHAVASDALRLAKSTLFEGVNIENLDASQVLVPRKALEELKRVAGLEPETEFLLRWHNKELFFAVETPEYTMFAKCIAGQYPPYEAAIPQKINMEIQVDLKSIQDSVKRSLLFADKNKIMKLHFENSLLTMASSTPGQKEGEEVIEMNSSISSPFEVNYNGSLITGILGVISGSRVQFAWENMNRPVKITGEELRGIEVFYLLVPARF